The genomic window CCGGTGGTAGATGAGGGGGGGGAGTTGCGAGGGATCATCACCGTCGATGACGTCCTGAACCTGCTCCTCCCGATGATATGGAAACAGCGGGCAGCGAAAAAGTTCATCTAGCCGTTTCACCACCCAGGACACTCGATGCGGCTTTCGCGGATCAAGAAGCGGCGGATCCTCCGATTTTTGGCCATCATGGGCCCGGGGATCATCACCGCCAGCGTCGATCAGGACGCCGGAGGGATCGCCACCTACTCCCTGGCCGGCGCTCGCTACGGCTTCGGCCTGCTCTGGACGATCCCTCTGATTGTCATCAGCCTGGCGGTGATCCAGGAGATGAACGCCCGGATGGGGATCTTCGCCGGCAAAGGCTTGGCCGATCTCATTCGAGAACGGCTGGGAGTCCGGGTGACCCTGGTCGCCCTAAGCGTACTGGCCTTGGCCAATCTCGCCAATACCGTGGCGAATTTCGCCGGGGTCGCGGCCAGCACCGAGATCTACGGTGTGAGCCGGTACTTTTCCGTGCCCGCCAGCGCCCTCTTACTCAGTTGGCTGGTTGTGAAAGGGACCTACCGGTTCGTCGAGAAAGCCTTCCTCGTCTCCAGCGCCCTCTATCTTGTCTATGCCGTCTCGGCCTTCTTGGCGAGACCGTCGTGGTTGGAGGTCCTGCACGAGACCGTGCGCCCCAATTTCCACATGGACAGTGCATACCTGACGATGCTCATCACCGTCGTGGGGACGACCATCGCCCCGTGGATGCTCTTCTACTTGCAGTCTTCGGTCGTGGACAAAGGGATCAGTACGCGCGAATTCTCCTATGCCAGAGCCGACGCCTACCTCGGCAGCGTCATTGCGGGTGTCATGATGTTCTTCATCATCGTGGCCTGTGGCGCGACGCTCTTTCGGCACGGCATCCGGGTCGAGACGGCCGAACAGGCGGCGATGGCGATCGAGCCCTTCGCCGGCCGATTCGCCGCATTCCTTTTCGGCTTCGGCCTGTTTAACTCTTCGATCGCGGCGGCGGCGGTCATTCCCTTGTCGACAGCCTATGCAGTGTGCGAGGGGCTGGGTTGGGACACGGGTATCAATCGAACCTTTCGCGAGGCGCCAGGGTTCTTCAGCATCTACCTCAGCATGGTGGGGGCCAGCGCGCTGCTGATCCTCTGGCCGAAGGCGCCGCTCATCACCATCATGTACCTTTCTCAGACCTTAAACGGCATCCTGCTTCCGTTTGTCCTGATCTTTATGCTCTTACTGATCAACGACCGGGCGATCATGGGCATTCGCGTCAACTCACCGACATTCAACCTGATCGCCTGGGGAACCGCCGCCCTGATGGTGGTGCTGACACTTTTGCTATTGGTAACCTCGATTATTTGATTCGACGGGGCGAGGGCTTTTGCTTGACAGGTTTCTGTGTGCAAGGGTAAAAAGAGCAGGGTGGAGTGAGGATGGGGCCGAAACAGCGATATACGTCAGCGATCAAGGCATGGCCGGTGGAGGAGCGACCACGCGAGCGACTGCTTGCACATGGGTCGGGCGCGCTGACCACGGCGGAGTTGATCGCCATCCTGCTTCGGACCGGGACCGGCGGCCAGAGCGCCGTCGAGCTGGCCAGGAGCCTGCTGGAAAAAACAGGGGGTTTGCGCGAGCTGGATCGCAAGGGTGTGGAGGAGCTGCAAGAGGCCAAAGGGCTGGGTTTGGCGAAGATCGCCCAGCTCAAGGCCGCTCTAGAACTTGGCCGTCGACTGATGGCTGAGGAAAAGAAGGTTCTCGGGTCCGTGAGTTCCTCGAAAGAGGTGCATGAATGGCTTCGACCGCAGATGCAGGGCCTGACCAAAGAGGTGTTCAAAGTGCTTCTGCTCAACGGCAATAACGAGGTGTTGGAGAGCGTCACTGCCTCGGAGGGATCACTGACGGAAAGCCCGGTCTACCTCCGAAATCTGGTGAACTTGGCCAACCGACACCAGGCGGCTGCCCTGATCGTGGCGCACAACCATCCCTCGGGCAATCCTCGCCCCAGCCCGACTGACAAGTCGCTTACCGAGGAGTTGGTCGTCATGGGGCGGCTGCTCAAGATCGGTGTGCTGGATCACGTGATTATCGGTGATGGACGCTATTACAGCTTTGCCGACGAAGGGTTGATTGAGCAGTATGGTGCGGCCTTTGACGGACGTCGGACGCGGTGAGAAGCGGGGCAGGGGAGGAGGTGGAGCGTTTGGGCGTCAGAGGCTTGTCAAGGGTAGTGAGCGTTTCAGGACTGCTAGCCCTGTTGTTGTTGTCAGGGTGTCAGCTTATCCGCCAGTTCGTCCCTCCCGAGATCAGATCAATAAAGTCTCCGATCAGGCTGTCTCCGCTTAAACATGAGGTGACGGTTCAGTCTGCCCAGGGCATGGGCCCTGCGCCGTTTAAGGTCGATCAAGCCAACGCTGGGTCAGCCGAGGTCACGCTCACCCTCTCCAATCCGACCACCTCTGCTATTCGGGTGATCTGGACAGAGGGGACATTCATCACGGCAGAGAGTATGTCGTACCCAATTGGGGTGAAGACCGGTCAGGACCAACCGTCAACGCTGCCCACGATCATTGAGCCTAATGGTACGCTTCGGATGACGGTCGTTGCCCTCGCCAAAGACGGTAAGCCGGTAGCATCAGGGGGCAAGTCGATTGAGCCGCCCTATCGGGTAGGGCTCAAGCTCACAGTTGAGCGTTCGATCGAGCGATGGAAGGGCACGGTATGGGTCTTTGTCTCGTAAAGAGATCCTCGTAACAAGGAGGTATATTCGCGAATGGGAAGGAGCGAGACAATGCGGGTAATGAGGAGAGAGGTGAGGCGCAAAGCGCCAGGTGCGAAATCCGATGGACGCTCTGTTCTTAGAGGCGGGGTGTCGATAGCGGGAGCTGTTCTGACGTGTGCTCTTCTCGCTTTCTGGGTTCTGAACGGGTGGAGTGCTGAGCCTCCGCAGAGCAGTGAACATCACCATCACCCGATGGTGGCACCGCCGCCGCAGATAAAGCAACAGAGTGGCCCGGTAAAACAACAGCCTCGTCTCGCAGTACCTCCAAGATGGCGGTTTACCATGCCGGCCGGAGATCATCATGCGGGACGGCAGGTCTTTGCAGACTTTGAATGCTTCAAGTGCCATGAAGTTGTCGGTGAGAATTTTCCGGCGCCCAAGGCCGAGCAGGGGGATGTCGGACCCGCCCTCTCAGGGATGGGGGCGATGCATCCGGCGGAGTATTTCCTCGAGACAATGATCGACCCGAATGCCTCCGTAGCCTGGCGGATCAAGCACCACAAGGATGAACAAAAAGGGTATCTCGGTGCCGATGGTAAATCAAAGATGCCCAGCTACAACGAGACTATGACGGTCCAGCAACTCATCGATCTCGTCGCCTACATGAAGAGCTTGACCGAGGGTGGCCATCGACATTGAGGTCGGTGCGAGGCGCGAAGTGTGCGATACCAGCACGGGTCTCTACCAGCGGCAACGGGGCTTCTTTACGCAGGTCTACGAGTCTGGCGGGCCGACGCCTTGGCCTTCCACTGAACCAACGCCGGCTGTCAGCCGCTTGGCGCATCTGCTGAAGCGACGCAAGGGGGGTGGTCGGGTCCTCGACCTGGGTTGTGGCGAGGGACGACATACGCTTCTCTTTGCTAAAGCCGGACTCTTTACTGTCGGCCTTGACTATCTGGCCGCGCCCCTGAGGACGGTCTCGCAGCGGGCAGGTGAGAAATGTCTCACTCCACGGATCAGGCTCTTACTGGGCGATGCCCTCGTACCGCCCTTGAAGCCAGGTAGTTTTGACGCGCTGGTGGACAGCGGGGTATTCCATCACCTCAAGAAGGCTGACTGGCCGCTCTACCTCGACCGCGTGCTGGGCCTTGTGAGGCCGGGCGGATACTTCCACCTCACGGTCTTCAGCACCAAGTTCAAGCACTATCCTGGCGAGCGGCGGACTCGCAACTGGTTGGTCCACCGTAACCACTATGACCGCTTCTTCGTCAAGCATGACTTTGCCGGAATCTTCGGTCATCAGTACGAGATTCTCGCCATCGAGGAGGAGCGCGAGGGGCTGAATGGCTTCTTTCACGTCCTCATGCGGAAAGCGCCAGAGCCACGATAAGGATGATGCGTGCTTGGATAGCTCTTCCGGCCCCCAGAAGCGTGCCTATACAGCCATTGCATCTTCGCTCGCTGTGGCTGTTTATTCTGGGCTTCCTTATCAGTGTCCTTGTCGCACCACGGACCGCACACTTCGGCGGTCTGTCTACCCCCTTGGCTTCAGCGACCGAGCTAACGCCCGCTCTCCAGCCCGGTTTAACCATTGACGACCCCCAGACGCTGGAGATCATCGCGCAGCCGACCGTACGGCGGCAAATTCCGCCGATACGATTTGCAGGGGATCGTCGAACCTACGAGTTTCTGGTGACTCATCCGCCATTCTCGACGCAACTGGCCAGGCGTCTGCACCCACCCCTCGAACGATACACCGTGACGCAGATCGGGGAAGGTGTCTACACTGTCGAAGACCGTGGTGCCCTGCGAGGCGAAGCAAGATTGATCGCCGCGATGGGTGATCAGCGCATCTACCGATTCCAGGGAGAGTTCCGATCCCTTGCGAATCTCCTCCATTTTACCGGTCGGATGGTTCTGATCCTGCGGTATCGCGAAGTACGGGAAGGGGGCCGGGCCTCTATGGAGAGCAGTCCGGACTTCTACTTGCGAATCGATCATCCGTTCTTCCACGTCATGACGAAACTTCTGTCACCGCTCATCACCTCATTGATCGATCGGCGGGTGAATATGATCGTTGAGGCGACAAGCAAGCTCTTTGACCAAGTGCGTACAGACCCCGATGGATTTTTCAGACAGATGAGTACGTGGCCAGAGGTGCGACCCGAGGACCTGGAAGCGTACTGGCATGCTTTCATTGAGAAGGAGTCGACAGCGCGATGATCTTACGGGAGGCGATCGGCCAGCTCTTCATCCTTGGGTTTGAGGGTCACGAGCCATCCGAGGTCCTTGAGACCTTCGTGCGAGACCTTACCCCTGGCGGCTTAATCCTGTTTGGGCGGAACCTTGGCAGCCCGGAAGAGATCGCGGCGCTCACGAACGCATTACAAGTGGCCTCGCCGACCTCGCTCTTTTTCGCGATTGACCAGGAGGGTGGCAAGGTGGCTCGCCTGCAGCCTCCCTTCACCCAGTGGCCGGCCGCATCAGTGTATGGGACGGTCGGCTCGACTGAGCTGACCTACGCCACGGCTCATGCGATAGCCGGCGAGCTGATGGCGGTCGGGATCAACATGAATATGGCGCCAGTGCTTGATGTCCTGAGCAATCCGGCCAACCCGGTTATGGCGGGCCGATGCTATGGTTCGGACGCGCACATGGTAGCTCAGCATGGGATCGCCTGTTACCGTGGGCTCGCGTCGAAGGGTGTGCTTGCGGTAGGCAAGCACTTCCCTGGCCACGGCGATACGCTCGTTGATTCGCACCTGGCGCTACCAGTCGTCCCGCACGACGTGGGCCGCCTCTCGGCAGTAGAACTTGCCCCATTCGCAGCCGCGATCAGAGCAGGTATCCCGGCGCTGATGACGGCTCATCTCCTGCTGCCTGCCCTGGACCCGGAACAGCCGGCCACGCTATCGCGACCGATCCTGACCGATCTACTGCGCGAGCAATTGGGCTTTCGCAACCTGATCATTAGCGACGACCTCTTAATGCAGGGGATCGCAGACAACACCCCTCCCGGTGAGGCGGCCGTTCGGTTTCTTGAGGCCGGAGGCGATCTCATGCTGATTTGCCAGGATGAGACAGTGCAACGACAGGCGGTCCGAGCTGTGGCTGAGGCGATCGCGGCCGGGCGGTTGTCCGAGGCGCGAGT from Candidatus Methylomirabilis sp. includes these protein-coding regions:
- a CDS encoding class I SAM-dependent methyltransferase is translated as MAIDIEVGARREVCDTSTGLYQRQRGFFTQVYESGGPTPWPSTEPTPAVSRLAHLLKRRKGGGRVLDLGCGEGRHTLLFAKAGLFTVGLDYLAAPLRTVSQRAGEKCLTPRIRLLLGDALVPPLKPGSFDALVDSGVFHHLKKADWPLYLDRVLGLVRPGGYFHLTVFSTKFKHYPGERRTRNWLVHRNHYDRFFVKHDFAGIFGHQYEILAIEEEREGLNGFFHVLMRKAPEPR
- the nagZ gene encoding beta-N-acetylhexosaminidase produces the protein MILREAIGQLFILGFEGHEPSEVLETFVRDLTPGGLILFGRNLGSPEEIAALTNALQVASPTSLFFAIDQEGGKVARLQPPFTQWPAASVYGTVGSTELTYATAHAIAGELMAVGINMNMAPVLDVLSNPANPVMAGRCYGSDAHMVAQHGIACYRGLASKGVLAVGKHFPGHGDTLVDSHLALPVVPHDVGRLSAVELAPFAAAIRAGIPALMTAHLLLPALDPEQPATLSRPILTDLLREQLGFRNLIISDDLLMQGIADNTPPGEAAVRFLEAGGDLMLICQDETVQRQAVRAVAEAIAAGRLSEARVRASYTRIADAKAQYLRRKAAASAEEIRAVVGCEAHRRLAETVGRDSKGS
- a CDS encoding c-type cytochrome, translating into MPAGDHHAGRQVFADFECFKCHEVVGENFPAPKAEQGDVGPALSGMGAMHPAEYFLETMIDPNASVAWRIKHHKDEQKGYLGADGKSKMPSYNETMTVQQLIDLVAYMKSLTEGGHRH
- the radC gene encoding DNA repair protein RadC, with product MGPKQRYTSAIKAWPVEERPRERLLAHGSGALTTAELIAILLRTGTGGQSAVELARSLLEKTGGLRELDRKGVEELQEAKGLGLAKIAQLKAALELGRRLMAEEKKVLGSVSSSKEVHEWLRPQMQGLTKEVFKVLLLNGNNEVLESVTASEGSLTESPVYLRNLVNLANRHQAAALIVAHNHPSGNPRPSPTDKSLTEELVVMGRLLKIGVLDHVIIGDGRYYSFADEGLIEQYGAAFDGRRTR
- a CDS encoding divalent metal cation transporter, encoding MRLSRIKKRRILRFLAIMGPGIITASVDQDAGGIATYSLAGARYGFGLLWTIPLIVISLAVIQEMNARMGIFAGKGLADLIRERLGVRVTLVALSVLALANLANTVANFAGVAASTEIYGVSRYFSVPASALLLSWLVVKGTYRFVEKAFLVSSALYLVYAVSAFLARPSWLEVLHETVRPNFHMDSAYLTMLITVVGTTIAPWMLFYLQSSVVDKGISTREFSYARADAYLGSVIAGVMMFFIIVACGATLFRHGIRVETAEQAAMAIEPFAGRFAAFLFGFGLFNSSIAAAAVIPLSTAYAVCEGLGWDTGINRTFREAPGFFSIYLSMVGASALLILWPKAPLITIMYLSQTLNGILLPFVLIFMLLLINDRAIMGIRVNSPTFNLIAWGTAALMVVLTLLLLVTSII